In Alteromonas sp. RKMC-009, the genomic stretch GCGATGCGGCGGTGATTGAGTCTTTCGAAGATATCCGCAGAACAATTCTCGCCAAATCCAGAGACACAGGCGCTCTGGCAAAAGACGTCACTGAGATGCGGGTAAAAATGCGGGAGCACCTGCTTAAAGATAATGCGGAAGGACTCGACCTTAAACAATGCAGCGGCGGGATCACAGATATTGAGTTTATGGCCCAGTTCTGGGTACTGGGCTATGCCTCACAGCACCCGGGCCTGATGGATTTTCCTGATAATCTTCGCATCATTGAACAAACTGGCAAAGCGGGATTAATCACTGAGGATACTGCCAGTCAGCTACAGGAAGCCTATCTGGATTTGCGTGACAGATATCACCAGTTAACGCTGGCTGACCACAGGTATGCAGGAAAAGAGGATTTAAGTGATATCAGAGCCGCTGTACAGAAAATCTGGCAGGAAGTCTTTGCCTGAAGCTTTCTGCCGGCGACCTTTGCAGGCCCGGGGCATCTCCGGCTCTGAACTGACATATTAGTTTACAACGTTGCAGTTTTTCTTCAGAAAGGGCGTCACTTCATCGGTTACCACCAGAGAGCGTTGTTGCGGGCACACATACGTGCCTACTCCGCTTTCAAAGTTTGAATCAATGGCACTGGCAATGTCCGATAATGAACCGACGATGGTGTTATCAATCTGAAAGTGATACTTGATGACAAAGTCCTGGTCCAGATCCCAGATAACCTGCATCCCTTCCTGCTGGGCATACCGTGTAATGGCTTCACGCAAGGTATTGCCGGGCTTAAAGCTCCGGTTCTTGTGTTCACCGACCCAGCGGTTATTAGCCGGTTTCAGTTCGCTGGACATACCGGACAACTGACTGTCCAGGCTGCCGCCCTCGTTGTTCAGTTCCACCACAAAGTCGCTTTCCTGATCTTCAATAGGATCGCTGGCCGACATCCGGTATTCACGGTAAAACTCACTGAGCCCCTGTGAAATGGACTTTTCCTCTTCAGGTTTTTGCGGAGCTGATGATTTGTTTTGCTCGTAAAGCATAACCACAATACCGGCAACCACCAGCGTGGCAAGCGCCACGCCAATGTGTTTTGCCCAGAAGGCAGCATCTGATTGTCTTTGTTTAGTGGCCATACAATACATCCGGACAGCGCATGTTTTTCCCGTTTCAGTATAGACAGAAAATGGACTTCACGGCTACTTTGTGAGGAAAAAATCATACTAAACAACTAACTAGCCATCAGTCGTAAAGCGACGGAGCATCCGGATCAGGACGGGTTTTAAATCGCTTGTGCGCCCACAAATAGCTTTCAGGCTGTTCAGCGATAATTTTTTCAATGTGCTGATTCAGCAACGTTAAAGCAGGCACATCTTCCAGTTCACGCAATGCTTCCAGAGGCGGGTAAAATTTCACTTTATAACCATCCCGCGTGTACTGTGAAGTAATGATCAGCGGCACACTGTCAGTTCTTCTGACGAACATCAGGGTTGCCGTGGTGGTTGCCGTATCTTTCACTCCGCCAAAGGGTACAAAAATACTTTGCGCCCGGCCGTAATCCTGATCAGGAAGGTACAAACACAGCTCTTTTTCAGCCATTGCTGCGAGCAGGGCTTTAGCATTACGTTTGTGGATCATATATTTATTTGAGCGTGCACGGCCATGATACTGAAGATAATCCATCAGCGGGTTATCATGCTTACGGTAAAACGCAATGGCAGGATGGGTATATCCCAATCCACGACAGGCAAACTCCAGGTTCATGTTGTGAAGCGCCATACCAAATACGCCCCTGCCCTGAGCCAGCGCCGCTTCGACATGCTCGTAACCTTCAACGGTAAAGTGTTTCTTAATCCGCCACGCCGGCCACCACCAGCCCATGCCGGTTTCGAACAGCGCCATGCCAGTACAACGGATATTTTCTTCCAGCAACCTTGATTGCTCACCGGCTGACAATTCTGGATACATAAGCGCCAGGTTCCGTCTGGCTACATTTACCCGCTTTGGTAACAGCCGGGCGATTAGTTTTCCTGTTCCCGCACCAAGCAAGCGGATCACAGGAAACGGAAGCCACAACAAGAGATAAAGCAAGCTGGCACCCAGCCAGACGCCCCAATATTTAGGGCCGAGATAGGAAAATTTGAAAACAGGGGGTTTTATAGCAGCAGACAAAAACAAACCATCCGGATAATTATTTGCTGCTTATTGTACTCATTTGTCGCCTGCCAGCATACCGGCAGGCGAAAGAAAGCAGGAAAACTCCGATGAGTCTGCTTAAACGGCCAGAGCAGGCTAATACTGCTTATCGATTTCTTTCAGTTTTTTCTCAAACTGCTCGTAAGCATCCTGAGACGGATAATCAAAACGGTACTGATTGTGAAAGCCGAACTGCAACTTCACCTTAGCATCTTCAATGAACAAGGTATAACCATCATGGTCAGTGAACGCCACAATGCCGTTAAGCAAATATTTATCGTCATTCTTCTCGCCGCTCTGGCGAATTTTATCGAACACCTGAAGCAGAAATTTACTTTCCAGTTCATTTTTCATCGGGGAGATACTCCATCAGCAACTGTCATACTATTCATACGGTAACAGCCGCCGATGGATTACTTTTACGTACAGCGAAAGGACTAATTAAAGTTGTAGCGAAAACCGAGGTTCAGCACGGTGGCAGCGAAATCGTCCTGTCCACGAACGTATAATGCTTCCATTCGCAGCATGCTGTTCAGACCGACGTGATAGTCAAAACCCAGTCCGGCCATGCCAGCAATAATGCCATCGTCGTAAGCACAAAAGCCTTCAGGGATTGAATCAATATCGCTGACCTGGCAACTGCCTGTTTCAATGCTTTGCAAACCCTGAACGTCAACATTCATGACGCCCAGTTTGTAGTATAACTCGCCGGTACGCCCGCCAGCTTTACCCAGCACAGCCAGATAAAGGCCCTGGGCTTTCAGCGCATCGGTATCGCCTTCTTCATCCAGTAAATTCTGGTAGCCGGCTTCTACATACCATTTACTGCTGAACTGGTGACCCAGCGCAAGACTGTACGCCACGCCTTTATTTTCAGTGTCGCCAAATTCTGCATCGGTATAACCCACCGTCGCCAGACCGTACATTCTTTCGGTGGCCTGCGCGTTGAAACTAAGTCCTGCAAGACTTAACACCGGTAACAGCAAGGCGGTGACTATTCCTTTTTTCATACTCTGCAATTCCTTTCCTTAGAAATAATATTCCAGCGCTACCTGCACGTGGTCGTCACGGCGCATGTAGTAAAACGTGTCGTCGGTTTGATCGGAAGAGAAGAAGTAAGCGTCCATCTTCCAGCGCCAGTTGTCAGTCATTCGGCTTGAAGCTTCAACAAAAGCACTGTAAGTATCGCTTTCGTCCAGATCCTGAATGAAGCCGGATAAGATTTCTGTACCGTCGATATCATTCCACACCCAGCGTAGTCCCAGCATCAGGTCGTTCTGACCGGTGGCGAAGAAATTATCTTCACGCTCGTCGTACTGATATTCCATCAGCACACCAAGATCATAGGAGGTACCGAAAACGCCCACCGAAGTGCGCTCAAAGCCTGCCACGGCTGCGGCAAAATCTTCACTTTGCCCTGCGCGGTAAATACCTTCAAACTTAAGTAACCAGGCGCCCTGCACTTTCAGTAAATCCACGCCATATTGTTCAATTTGCGCATAGTAAGGCTGAATAAACGGTGTGCTGTTTTCATCGGTTGCCTGCAGCAACTCAGGTTCACGGGTTGTACCGTCGAAATAAGACAGACCAATTTCCCAATCCCCCAGAGAACGTTGCCATCTCAGTGCAAAATCCACATGGTTCTGTTCATCATCTGATTCATACAATGCCGAATTTTCACGAATTTCAACAGGCGGACGTAAGCGGCCGTCTTCACCCGGGAAGGTACGTTCACGAAAATATGGCAGCACAAAACCGGACAATGTTCCCCAGTCACCGAACACGTTAAGGTTGATCATCGGCTGACCAAGCTTATCTTCGCCGTCGATGTTTTCTACCATGTCGGTCTGATTGATAATGTCGACCAGGTGAATGGATTCCGTTTGTCCCCAGAATACCTTGCTTACGCCGACACGGGTTTCCCAGTTATCAGCTGCGTGCATCCACATTAATTCACGTAAATCAAAGTGTGTGCGCTGCTCATCTTCCTGGTCCAGACGGGCAAAAGGCTTGAACAGTATACTGTCGATGCCGTCGTTCCATTCCGTGTACATTTCAGGTTCTAAAAACACGGAAGCCTGAGAGCGGGGTTGCCCGGGATACGCTGCATCCTGAAGAAAGTAGCGGGTTTCCACACCGGCTGAGCCACTAATGTCAATATCTGACATGTCAGCCATTGCACCGGCAGAAAATCCCAGTGCGGCGGCAACAAGTGACAAACGTCTGACGGGGTTAGCGCGCCCGGCGTAAACTGTTACTGTCAAAGTCCGATTCCTCTAATTCTGTGCCAAATTCCAGTTTGTGTGTAACCAGTTCGGTAGATTTTTGTGTTTGCAGATTGTACATAAAACTACGCAGAGGTCGCCAGAACTCCCCCTCAAATAGTTTGTAATCTTCAAATTCGAGTACTTTAAGCGCTTCACCCTTGCGGTCGAAAAACTCAACCTTACGGGGCCGGTAATGTTCTTTATCAATCCATAAAATTTGTTTCGAATAGCCCGAATATTCGTCCATAGGGGTCTGTTCGAGTACGTAGACATCGTCCCCCTGATACTTGTCTTCACGGAGTAAGTCGTAAGAGAACTTAGGGATTTCAAAGGACGTCATGTCTTCAAAGGCATATTCGCTGCCCAGAAACGGACCGGATTTGTTGCTGGTAGAAATCCGGCGAACACGCTTTACAGCCGGCAGAAAAATCCACTGTTCGTCCGGTGCATCAACATGACTGAAGCTTAAAAATGCGGTGCCGCTTAAATCCCGCGGTGAATCAAATATTGTCAGCGCTTTATCACCATCAGTAGGCACTTCCAGCGTTTTCACCCGCATTTCCCGCTGGGCTTCCTGCCCCTGAGCATTGCGCAGGGTCATGGTAATACTGGCAACTGTATTTTCCCAGCCACGGTTAACATCTTTTCTCGCTGTCGCAATACGAAGGCCTTCTTTCTCAGAAGCTTCATCTGCAATAACCGGAGTCGTCAGCGCCACACTCAGTGCCAGTGACGCTAAAGAGAGCTTGCGTAATTGTCTCATGTAGCTTCCCTCGTTGTTTTGTTTTTATCTTTATCCAGCCACATCAGGAATGAGGGCAGGAAGAGTAAATCAATAAATAATGCTGCAATGAAGATAATGTTTGTCATTAACCCCATGTCTGAGTTCAGGCGGAAATCAGACAACAGCAGTACA encodes the following:
- a CDS encoding TcpQ domain-containing protein, which codes for MATKQRQSDAAFWAKHIGVALATLVVAGIVVMLYEQNKSSAPQKPEEEKSISQGLSEFYREYRMSASDPIEDQESDFVVELNNEGGSLDSQLSGMSSELKPANNRWVGEHKNRSFKPGNTLREAITRYAQQEGMQVIWDLDQDFVIKYHFQIDNTIVGSLSDIASAIDSNFESGVGTYVCPQQRSLVVTDEVTPFLKKNCNVVN
- the lpxL gene encoding LpxL/LpxP family Kdo(2)-lipid IV(A) lauroyl/palmitoleoyl acyltransferase; the encoded protein is MSAAIKPPVFKFSYLGPKYWGVWLGASLLYLLLWLPFPVIRLLGAGTGKLIARLLPKRVNVARRNLALMYPELSAGEQSRLLEENIRCTGMALFETGMGWWWPAWRIKKHFTVEGYEHVEAALAQGRGVFGMALHNMNLEFACRGLGYTHPAIAFYRKHDNPLMDYLQYHGRARSNKYMIHKRNAKALLAAMAEKELCLYLPDQDYGRAQSIFVPFGGVKDTATTTATLMFVRRTDSVPLIITSQYTRDGYKVKFYPPLEALRELEDVPALTLLNQHIEKIIAEQPESYLWAHKRFKTRPDPDAPSLYD
- a CDS encoding DUF3081 domain-containing protein; this encodes MKNELESKFLLQVFDKIRQSGEKNDDKYLLNGIVAFTDHDGYTLFIEDAKVKLQFGFHNQYRFDYPSQDAYEQFEKKLKEIDKQY
- a CDS encoding outer membrane beta-barrel protein is translated as MKKGIVTALLLPVLSLAGLSFNAQATERMYGLATVGYTDAEFGDTENKGVAYSLALGHQFSSKWYVEAGYQNLLDEEGDTDALKAQGLYLAVLGKAGGRTGELYYKLGVMNVDVQGLQSIETGSCQVSDIDSIPEGFCAYDDGIIAGMAGLGFDYHVGLNSMLRMEALYVRGQDDFAATVLNLGFRYNFN
- a CDS encoding outer membrane lipoprotein-sorting protein, whose product is MRQLRKLSLASLALSVALTTPVIADEASEKEGLRIATARKDVNRGWENTVASITMTLRNAQGQEAQREMRVKTLEVPTDGDKALTIFDSPRDLSGTAFLSFSHVDAPDEQWIFLPAVKRVRRISTSNKSGPFLGSEYAFEDMTSFEIPKFSYDLLREDKYQGDDVYVLEQTPMDEYSGYSKQILWIDKEHYRPRKVEFFDRKGEALKVLEFEDYKLFEGEFWRPLRSFMYNLQTQKSTELVTHKLEFGTELEESDFDSNSLRRAR